The nucleotide sequence AAGCTTAGGCAATGACTACCAAGCAAGTGAACTGACCGGGGGATACGCACGTTTCACCGCTGCCGATACTGCAAGGCCAAGTGCGAAACCTACTGCACTCTGTGTGATATTTCCAGGAATTTCAGCTGCAGCAACACTCACTGTGCTGATAAACAGTGCTGACAGTGCAAAATATCCAAGAGATACTGTTGCGATACAAACGAAGGCTGCGAAGGCTTTTCTTCCCAATGATACAGCAACATTTCCCTTCTTCTGAACGATCAAGGCAACCAGGAGCCCTTCCACTCCATGGACAACAAAGCTAATAGGCGCCCATTGTGCATACCCGCTGATCAGATCTGCAAGCGCCGTTCCAAGCCCTGCTGCTATAAACGCTGACCAGGGACCGAAGGTAAATGCGATGAAGACAATAGCTACATCACAAAGATTTAGATACCCTTTTGCCGTGGGGATACGCACAATCATCGTAAAAACCACTACCACTGCGGTCAGTACCGACACCATGGCAACTTTCAAAGCATTCCTATTTCCCTGCATATACGGCCTCCTAGAAAAATATATTCGTAAACCAAAACGCCACTGGAATAATACAAGAGAGGAGAAAATGGGTACATACATGCTGATAAGCATCAAGGTTATGGTAACTAGTACGTCGCTCCTCCCTCCCAAATCCACGCATCTCCAGACTCATGGCAAGGTTCGGTATGGATCTGAGCGCAACCACCAGGGCGCTGGTAAGGGTCGGAACCAGGTCCTTGATTCGTTGGCCAAGTTTTTTCTTTTTCTCATCCTCAGCCTCACGTAGGCGATGAGACTCAGATATCTGGCTGAAACTATCAGCAATAAACGGAATATAGGTGAAGGCAAGTGTCACTACCAAGCTGGCCTTATAGGGAAGATGGTACCATCTCAGGGCAAGCATAACCTCATGCATAACAGTGGTGGCAAACAGCAGAGTGCACACGTAGGTAATACCGATAAAACGACTCATCAATCTCAAGGCTTGTTCCAAACCTTCCGTCGTGATCACGGTAAAATCACCAATGGAGAACAGGGGAGATCCATCCCGTACATTAAATGGCATGAAAAGCACCATGAACAGGAGCATCGGTGAGATGGAAACGAAGGTTCTCCATGCATGGTGCCAACCTGCATTGAAAGAGCCGGATAGAACAACTAAGCCGACCACAACAAAGAGATGCAACAGGGAGACAGGGAGAAAGAACCAGATACACATGAGAAGCATCAACAGGAGTTTAGCACGTGGGTCAAATCGGTAGAGCCAACCCGTTCCTGCAATATAGGTATTGGTCGTCATACCGCGCTCAGCCTCCCATCCTCAATCGTATAGGAACGTTGAGCTACCTTGTCGGCAAATTGTCGGTCATGGGTGATGAGTAGGATTCCTGCACCATTATGACGTAAGTGGGCAATGATGGAAAGCGCACTCTGATAGGTCAAGGCACTGTCGAGTTCATCTAGAATATAGAAGGGACGGTCAAGGAGGTAATATACTGCAGCCTGGAGAGCCTTACGCAGTGGATAGCTCATGGTGGTAGGGGTGTCCGCAAGATCGAGGGAGAACAGTTCAGCACAAGCAGCTACCTGCTTCTCTACTTCTTTCCTGGACAGATCAGAGCGACGTTTCAATGACCAGGAGAGCTCCTCGGCAACCGTAGGAAGGAAGATTTGCAGGTCAGGGCTCTGGAATAAGTACCCTACCCGTTTGGACAGTTGTTTCCCCTCATGTTGTTTTCCATCAATGGTAATCTGCCCTGATAGGGGAGTATCCAAGCCGCAGAGCAAGCGACTGAAGGAACTCTTGCCACTCCCGTTTGGGGCAACGAGGGTTACCAACTCTCCACTTTGCAGTTTAAAATGAGGTACTTCCAAAGTAAAAGGGGTGCTCTCAGTAGTACTCACCCTGCTCCGTTTGGCCTGGAGAGAATGGCAAGAGAGCATTCGTCTTTGGGAAGATAATAGGTGTTCTCTTTCCAATGGGCTTGGAAGGTCATCACCGCAGAGATGAGCAAAACGCTGGCCCAAGGAGCTTGTTTCACCTTTTACAATAACTCCTTCATCGAGTAAGAGAACCTGGTCAAAGAGATCATCGAACTCACCAAGATACCGGCTTGCAAGCACCAACACCGTCTTGTTGCTTGTTGCTATCAAGTCTTTAAGCTGGTCTCTCCAATGTTGGTCCAGATCATCGAAGGCTTCGTCGAGTAACCAGAGGGAGGCGTCAATAGCCTGCATCGTGGCAAGGAGCACCCGTTTGCGTTCCCCTCCACTGAGCTCCTGCTCACTACTAGTTCTCAAATCCTGGAGTCCCCACTGTGTGATTGCTTCCTCGATTCGCGCCTTCATGGTTGCTGTATCCATGCCCATCGACTCAAGAGGAAATGCAATCTCTTCCTCAACCGAGGTAGCTACAAACTGCTCTTGGGGGTTCTGGGAGACATACGTGCACACAGGAAGGAGATTCCAAGGATCCAACTCGCCAAGTGATTTTCCATAGAGACGTATCTCACCCTCCAGTTCTCCTGGAAAATATTTGGGACAGACCCCACAAATGATCTTGGCGAGCGTAGTCTTCCCCCTGTTGAAGGGAGCAAGCAAGAGCGTCTTGCTTCCTGCAGTAATCTGCAGAGAGAGCCCATGGAAGAGGGGATCATTCTGTTTCCCTGTCCATGACTGGTAGGTGAAAGAGAGATGCTCTATGGAGAGTGCGTTGCTCATGGTCACCCTTAGACTTGGCCGGGAAGTTCGTCAAATCGTTTGGCGATGGTTCCATAGACCGTTTCATGAAGCGTTGCGAGCTCTTCAGTGCTCAGATTGTCAGTGTAGATTGGTTTTCCAATGGAGACATATGCATGAACACGCTTAAAGCCATGCAACAGTTCTAGCCCAGCACGCAACCCCTTGATGGTCATGGGTACAATGACCGAGTTTGAGCGAGTAGCGAGTTTCAGACTCCCTTTTTTCAATTCCCCGATGCTCCCACTCTTGCTTCTTGTTCCCTCGGGGAAGATCAACATGCTTTTCCCACTCTTGAGAAGTTCCACACCCCTGAGAATGGCATTGATGGCATCACGTGGACTGATTCGGTTGATGAAAACACAGTCCAAGGCATAACACCAGAGATTGATGACAGGAATCCGCTTAACTTCTGCCTTTGCCATGATGGATGCCCAAAGATTGACCGGCCCTACAAAGGCAGCTATATCGAGCATACTCTGATGGTTTGCCATGTAGCATACTGACTGCTCGGCAGGAAGGTTCTCCTTTCCATCAACATGGACCTTGATCCCTAAAAAGAAAATGATGCAACTACCTATAAAGTGTCCACAAGCACGTAAATATCGATCCCCAGCTTTTCTCAAGCCGAGGAGACGTAACAGGTAACCAAGAGGAAATGCATACACAAGTGAAAGCGCGATAATTGGGATCACAAACAATCCGGCAAATGCTATGCGTATCTTCTTCATGCATACCCCTCCCGCTAAGAAAAGTCCTGTGTCTTGTAGAGTTTTGCATACTGGCCATCGATTGCAAGCAACTGCTCATGGGTTCCAGACTCTACTAGTTTACCCTCATCAAGGACCAAGATGCAATCTGCATGTTTGACGGTTGTCAGACGATGGGCAATGACAATAGCTGTACGCCCCTTCGACAGTCGGTGGAAGGCTTCATTGATCAACTCTTCACTCTCTGTATCCAAGCTGCTGGTTGCCTCATCGAAAATGAGAATCTGAGGATTTTTCAAAAATACCCGTGCAATGGAAATTCGTTGCTTCTGCCCACCGGAGAGCAGTGTACCCCGCTCCCCTACCTGGGTATCGAGTCCAAGTGGCAGTGAACGGACAAAATCCCCAAGGTTTGCTGCATCCAACGCAAGCCAAAGCTGATCATCGGTTGCATCAACCTTTCCGTACTTCAAATTCTCCCGGATTGTGTCATCGAAGAGGAATACATTTTGCTGGACAAACCCAATATTCTGCCTGAGGGAGTGCTGGGTCAGTTCCCGGATATCTTGCCCATCAATCATCACCTTGCCTTCACTTGGCTCATAGAAGCGAGGGATCAAGCTGGCAAAGGTACTTTTTCCAGCTCCTGACTCGCCTACCAATGCATATGTAGAACCGCCTGGAACCGTGATGTCCACATCCTTGAGGATCACCTCTGGAGAGTTTTCATAGGAGAATGAGACATGGTTGAACCTGACTGTACCATCCTGGATCTTCAGGCTCTTTGCATCCTTCACATCCTGTATGTCCGGGTGCTCATCCATCACCTGGGTGAATCGCTCAAAGCTTGCCATTCCTTGCTGCAATTGCTCAGTGAAGTTGATCAGGCGATCAATGGGAGGGAGCACCACACCAACATAGAGGATGAAGGTGACCAAATCATAGGACTGGACCTTTCCCATGAATATAAGCAACGTTCCACCGGCGATGGTACAGAAGTAGTAGAGCTCACGGAAGAACCCCAAGATGGAGTGATAACTTCCCATCACCTTGTACTGCTCCATCTTGCTGTCACGCAGGATATCGTTGACGTGGTTGAATTTGGCTTCTTGGTAGGACTCACGGCCATATGACTTGACCTCTCTGATTCCCATCAAGGAGTTCTCTACATTGCTGTTCACGTCAGCAACGGTTCGCCGCACACGGCGGAAGGTTGCCTTCATGCGTATTCCATAATACACCCCGTAGAACACCATGATCGGCAGGGGTATGAGGGAAACCAGGGCAAGCGGAACACTGTAGCTGAACATAAGGATATAAGAACCCAGAATGGTAGCAACGCTGATGATCAAATCCTCAGGAGCATGGTGAGCCATCTCGGTGATCTGGAATAAGTCATTGGTAATACGACTCATCATATGCCCGGTCTTGGTCTTGTCAAAGAACCCGAAGGAGAGTTTCTGCAAGTGACCGAACAACTCGCTCCGCATATCGGTCTCCATCTTTACCCCAAGAATATGTCCCCAGGTTACCCGTATATACTGACAGATTGCCTGCAGTATGTAGATGAGGAGCATAAAGCCAAAGATGATGACCATATTCTTCAGATTCTGGTCAGGGATCTCCACCCTGAGCAGTTGTCTGGTCAAGGTGGGAAATAGAATCGAAAGGATTGAAGCAAAAATTGCCACCCCCATATCAAGGAAAAACAATCCCTTGTATGGACGATAGTAGGCGATGAACCGTTTGAGCATGCTACTTGCCTCTCCTGAACAACCGGGTGAAGAAATTCTGTTTCTTCTTCGGTTGGGTGGTCTCCTGCTTTTGAGCAATAGACGGCTTGGGGGCAGGGTCTTTTCTTACAGTACTCTCCTTCTTCACAGCAGGCTGGATCTTCTTGGACTCAGGGGCTCCTTCAGGGATCTGGCCACCTTCACTCTTGTACTGCTGTTTGTAGTATGACAATCGCTCCTCAAGTGAGAGATTCTGGATCTCTGCGTAGCTCTTGGAGCCTGGACGACGACGTCTTTGAGGTTCCTGTGCTCTCTCCTGTCTTTCAGGTCTAGGACCTCTGGGTTTGTTGTCTCGCTCGTCTTTTGCACGCTTTGGACGGCCAGAGGATTGTGGCTTCCCTTTCCTGGGGCCTCTGGACCCACCACGGGAAGGTTTTGCCCCACTTCTAGGGCCGCGACTCGGACGCCCACCATACTCGTCATCCCTCACCAAGTCCCTGAAGGAGTATGAGGCACTCTTGTCCTCGACGGGTTCAAGATCACCCTCCTCAGGCCAGATTACGGGAATCTTCATCTGAATGAAGTTCTCTACTGCTTCTAGGTTGAATACATACTCTTCATCTGCGAAGGTGATGGATTTACCACTCTTGCCGGCACGGGCTGTGCGGCCGATACGGTGAACGTAATTCTCGAAATCATCAGGGATATCGTAATTAACAACCAATTCCAAGTCATCGATCTGCAACCCGCGGGCTGCAACGTCAGTTGCCACAAGAAATCTAATCTTGCCTTCCTTCATACGATCGATTGTTTGCAACCGCTTTGATTGAGGAAGGTCTCCCATCAGATACTTAGTTGGGTATCCGTTCAGCGAGAGCCGCTTAGAGACCTCAATACATCGTGCCTTGGTATTGGTGAATACCAGACAGTTCTCTGGATTTTCTTTTTTCAGGAGTTGCAGAAAAAGGGAGAATTTCTCATCTTTTGCAACATGGTACAACTCCTGGGTGATTGCATTGACGGTAATTTCCTCAGGATTAACCTCAATCTCAGCTGGATCATTCATGAACGACCAGGCAAGGTTACGGACCTTTGTGCTGAGCGTCGCTGAGAACAACATAGTCTGCCGTTCAGTGCAATCACGAAGCAAGCTGAACATCTTCTGGATATCGGGATAGAAACCCATATCGAACATTCGGTCTGCCTCATCAACTACAAAGATATCAAATTCTCTGAAGTCGATCTTATGCATCTTCTGGTAATCAAGAATACGGCCAGGGGTACATACAAAGATATCACACCCCTTTTCCAGGATTTCATCCTGCTTCCCGTATCCAACACCGCCAAAGAAACTTCCGATCGTGAGGTCTTCGATACCTGATCCCAGGAGGATGGTATCTTCCTCAATCTGAACAGCTAATTCACGGGTTGGAGCAACAATCAAGGCCTTCGGTTTGCTCTTTCCAGCCTTAATGGCCTGGACAAACGATTCAAGAACCGTCAACACATACACTGCGGTTTTCCCGCTTCCAGTCATTGACTGGACCATGACATCGCGACGAGAGAGGCTTGTGGGGAGTACTTTTTCCTGTACGTTGGTACAGTCACTAAAGCCTGCAGTCTCGATGCCTTTGAGCACTTGCTCACTTAAGGGTAATTCGGTAAATTTCATTCGTTCTATATTTCGCCTTTATAAGTAATTGCAGTATTCGCAATAAGAGAGGTTCTTTTTCGAACCTTACTCTAGTAAGATAGAGGAAATTAAAAGCCTTGTCCACCTCTGCAAAAGTGAACAGAATATTCATGGTGAAACACCACAACCACCTTTGGATTATGATTTCCCAGGCTTACGTCTGATACGAACACCATATCTTTGGAATTTTCCCCTCCAGGAAGGAGAAAATATGATCAATCCTCCAGCTCCCACTGCCTGACAAGACTGCTGATCTCACGGGTAAATGAAAAGGATTTTTTGACCTTTGTTCCGTCAACCTGCGAAAGAGGCATAGCAGCCATGCTGGTCGCTGAAATGAATAGCTCATCATAAAAACCATCAACCACTTCGTTTAGTGAAGGTGCTTCGAAGCGTATGTGCAAACCCAACAGTCTTGCTGCCTTGAGTACTCTATCGCGGGTGATACCGAGCAAGACCTTCTCATCTTGCGCGGTGAAGAGCTGCCCATCCTTGATTGCAAAAAAGTTGGAACGTGTTCCCTCCAGGATTTTCTGTTCCTCATCAACCAGGAGTGCTTCGAAGCAACCCTGTCTTTTGGCTTCTTCCAGGGCAAGATAGTTCAAAAGGAGATTCCCCGTCTTTGCGCCAGGAAGCAGTCTCTCCCCCTCATATGTGAGTGATTTCACACCTTCTGTATAGAAGGATTCTGGATAGGTCAGTATCTCACTCGTGGTGATGAACAGCTGTGGTTGCTTGCCTCCATAGATCTGGATCCTCAGTGATGCTTTCTCTACCAGATCCACCTCAATTAAGGCATGAACCCAGCTGGCAATCTCTTCCCGACTGAACGGATAGACAAGATTGATGAGTCCGGCTGAAGTTTCCAGCCGCACGAGGTGGTCCTCCAGATGCACAGGGTGTGCTTGGATGACCCTAAGGGACTCATACACATAAAACCCTGACTGGACCTCTCTCTGGGTTACCGGTACTACTGCCTCGCTCTGCAATATGATTTTTCCGTTGTAAACGGCATGTTCTCCAACCATTTGGTTCTCTTCTCCTAGGGGTACTTGATCAATTCACGGGGTTTGCTTCCATTTGGAGGACCTACATACCCCAACTCTTCCATTTGCTCAACCATACGGGCAGCGCGGTTGTACCCAATTTTCAAACGTCTCTGCAGATAGGAGGCTGAGGCACACTTTCGTTCAACCACAATCGCAAGCGCCCTATCCATCAACTCTTCATCATCGTTTGAATCAGCACCATCATCATCACTGCTCTCACTTGCCTTCGGTTCATCGTCCTCAAAGAATGACTCGTCGATATATTCAGGCTCACCTTGCGAGCTTACAAATGCTACCACCTGTTCCACTTCATTGTCACTCAGGAATGAGCCCTGTATTCGCTCAGTTGCAGGGCTGCTGCTGGACATGTAGAGCATATCCCCCTTTCCAAGCAATTTGTCTGCCCCAGGTTCATCAAGGATAATACGACTATCGGTTGAACTGGTAACAGCAAAGGCAATACGGGTGGGAATATTGTTCTTGATCACACCGGTGATGACATCAACAGAAGGACGCTGGGTTGCAAGAACCAGATGAATACCCACTGCACGGCTCATGGCTGCAAGACGGCTGACCTTGCTCTCCATGTCCTTGCCCACAAGATGCATCAAATCAGCAAATTCATCGATAACCACCAGAATATAGGGAAGTTTCTCCCGCGCAAGGCGACTGCTTTCAATCTTCTCGTTGTATCCAATAATATTCCTCACACTCAAGGCTTGTAACAGCTTGTACCTTCTGTCCATCTCATAGAGGCAGAAATCAAGTGCCTTCAGGGTCTTTTTCGCATCAGTGATGACGGGAGTGAGCAGGTGGGGAATCCCATTATAAATATTCAATTCTACGATTTTCGGATCGACCAGGATCATCCTGACCTGCTTTGGACTACGCCTGAACAGTACTGAACATATCAAGGAGTTCACACAGACACTCTTACCGCTTCCGGTACTACCAGCGATCAGGAGATGAGGAGCCCTGATTACATCGACGACCACGGGGTCCCCCATCAGGCTACGTCCCAAGACCATGGGTATACCCAATGAAGCAGTCAATGAAGGGAGCATTTCACGGAAACCGATGATATCCCGCTTGATATTGGGGATCTCAACACCCACAGCTGATTTCCCAGGGATGGGTGCCACGATACGGACCTGGGTGGCAGCGAGCGCGAGGGCAATGTTGTCAGAAAGGTTCACGATTGAATTCACCCGTACGCCAGGAGCAGGAAGCAACTCAAACATGGTGACAGTGGGACCACGTACAATATTGGTCAATTCTGCATTTATATTGAACTGTTCGAGTGTTGCAACCAAGAGCTTCCCCTGGTTGACGGTCTGCTCATCAACCACATCACCAATCTGTGGATAGGTAACCAGGATGGATTCATCAGGATACTGATAAGTGATGCGCTTACGGTTGATGAGGGCGCTTCCTTCACCCTGAGAAGAAAGACCACCCACCCCGCTGGCACTCTCTAGAGGATCTTCTTGATGCTCCTTGCTCTCTGTCTGGACCGCTTCTCCTACCAGCTCGCCACCACCAGTTGGCTGAGCAGTACTTTTGGGCGCAAAACCAGGTTCTGGAGTCATCTCGGGTTGTGGAGTGACAGGAAGTGGCGATTCTTTCTTTGGTTGATTGGGGCGGAAGAAGGGGTCATCCACTTCCCGATTGGGGGGGCGCTCCTCCTTTTCCTTTGGTTCATACCGCACCGAGAGAATACGTTCCCTTATATTCATGTGCTGAGAGGGCTTGGCAGGAGGATCTTCCCGCTTCCCTTGTTGCTCCTCCACGGCTTGAGCAAGCATGCTCTTTACCTTGCCTTGGGGTTCATTCCTCCGTGCATTGTGCTTTCTAGGGGCCTTCCCTACCGCC is from uncultured Sphaerochaeta sp. and encodes:
- a CDS encoding ECF transporter S component, with translation MQGNRNALKVAMVSVLTAVVVVFTMIVRIPTAKGYLNLCDVAIVFIAFTFGPWSAFIAAGLGTALADLISGYAQWAPISFVVHGVEGLLVALIVQKKGNVAVSLGRKAFAAFVCIATVSLGYFALSALFISTVSVAAAEIPGNITQSAVGFALGLAVSAAVKRAYPPVSSLAW
- a CDS encoding ABC transporter ATP-binding protein — its product is MSNALSIEHLSFTYQSWTGKQNDPLFHGLSLQITAGSKTLLLAPFNRGKTTLAKIICGVCPKYFPGELEGEIRLYGKSLGELDPWNLLPVCTYVSQNPQEQFVATSVEEEIAFPLESMGMDTATMKARIEEAITQWGLQDLRTSSEQELSGGERKRVLLATMQAIDASLWLLDEAFDDLDQHWRDQLKDLIATSNKTVLVLASRYLGEFDDLFDQVLLLDEGVIVKGETSSLGQRFAHLCGDDLPSPLEREHLLSSQRRMLSCHSLQAKRSRVSTTESTPFTLEVPHFKLQSGELVTLVAPNGSGKSSFSRLLCGLDTPLSGQITIDGKQHEGKQLSKRVGYLFQSPDLQIFLPTVAEELSWSLKRRSDLSRKEVEKQVAACAELFSLDLADTPTTMSYPLRKALQAAVYYLLDRPFYILDELDSALTYQSALSIIAHLRHNGAGILLITHDRQFADKVAQRSYTIEDGRLSAV
- a CDS encoding lysophospholipid acyltransferase family protein yields the protein MKKIRIAFAGLFVIPIIALSLVYAFPLGYLLRLLGLRKAGDRYLRACGHFIGSCIIFFLGIKVHVDGKENLPAEQSVCYMANHQSMLDIAAFVGPVNLWASIMAKAEVKRIPVINLWCYALDCVFINRISPRDAINAILRGVELLKSGKSMLIFPEGTRSKSGSIGELKKGSLKLATRSNSVIVPMTIKGLRAGLELLHGFKRVHAYVSIGKPIYTDNLSTEELATLHETVYGTIAKRFDELPGQV
- a CDS encoding DEAD/DEAH box helicase, whose translation is MKFTELPLSEQVLKGIETAGFSDCTNVQEKVLPTSLSRRDVMVQSMTGSGKTAVYVLTVLESFVQAIKAGKSKPKALIVAPTRELAVQIEEDTILLGSGIEDLTIGSFFGGVGYGKQDEILEKGCDIFVCTPGRILDYQKMHKIDFREFDIFVVDEADRMFDMGFYPDIQKMFSLLRDCTERQTMLFSATLSTKVRNLAWSFMNDPAEIEVNPEEITVNAITQELYHVAKDEKFSLFLQLLKKENPENCLVFTNTKARCIEVSKRLSLNGYPTKYLMGDLPQSKRLQTIDRMKEGKIRFLVATDVAARGLQIDDLELVVNYDIPDDFENYVHRIGRTARAGKSGKSITFADEEYVFNLEAVENFIQMKIPVIWPEEGDLEPVEDKSASYSFRDLVRDDEYGGRPSRGPRSGAKPSRGGSRGPRKGKPQSSGRPKRAKDERDNKPRGPRPERQERAQEPQRRRRPGSKSYAEIQNLSLEERLSYYKQQYKSEGGQIPEGAPESKKIQPAVKKESTVRKDPAPKPSIAQKQETTQPKKKQNFFTRLFRRGK
- a CDS encoding aminotransferase class IV, with amino-acid sequence MVGEHAVYNGKIILQSEAVVPVTQREVQSGFYVYESLRVIQAHPVHLEDHLVRLETSAGLINLVYPFSREEIASWVHALIEVDLVEKASLRIQIYGGKQPQLFITTSEILTYPESFYTEGVKSLTYEGERLLPGAKTGNLLLNYLALEEAKRQGCFEALLVDEEQKILEGTRSNFFAIKDGQLFTAQDEKVLLGITRDRVLKAARLLGLHIRFEAPSLNEVVDGFYDELFISATSMAAMPLSQVDGTKVKKSFSFTREISSLVRQWELED
- a CDS encoding ABC transporter ATP-binding protein, with product MLKRFIAYYRPYKGLFFLDMGVAIFASILSILFPTLTRQLLRVEIPDQNLKNMVIIFGFMLLIYILQAICQYIRVTWGHILGVKMETDMRSELFGHLQKLSFGFFDKTKTGHMMSRITNDLFQITEMAHHAPEDLIISVATILGSYILMFSYSVPLALVSLIPLPIMVFYGVYYGIRMKATFRRVRRTVADVNSNVENSLMGIREVKSYGRESYQEAKFNHVNDILRDSKMEQYKVMGSYHSILGFFRELYYFCTIAGGTLLIFMGKVQSYDLVTFILYVGVVLPPIDRLINFTEQLQQGMASFERFTQVMDEHPDIQDVKDAKSLKIQDGTVRFNHVSFSYENSPEVILKDVDITVPGGSTYALVGESGAGKSTFASLIPRFYEPSEGKVMIDGQDIRELTQHSLRQNIGFVQQNVFLFDDTIRENLKYGKVDATDDQLWLALDAANLGDFVRSLPLGLDTQVGERGTLLSGGQKQRISIARVFLKNPQILIFDEATSSLDTESEELINEAFHRLSKGRTAIVIAHRLTTVKHADCILVLDEGKLVESGTHEQLLAIDGQYAKLYKTQDFS
- a CDS encoding DNA translocase FtsK, whose protein sequence is MKEGRGKGSLVAGVVCLLLTLLVGALEVLPPLGIELSVGIWASSLLNRFFSFTVSPAPFSLVPLAVLLGLWTIMIFTFRVKNRFLYVLIPLTGIMAYTLYSLSHLMQGSTRPILIRTIPEDLRGASFRVVLLFFAEMALFVILTLIGDGMKRYKTARAEMGKVKKEKRERRKGHSSKDQETLEDEEETITLSKKPVEAEEVVEGASFADQQVAFPPIAEVPSLESLSRKHTPNDRKTPLEDTIAVKEMQVGKVSIGALHTLGEERKRNNGVTYLERKQRELEAQKKEAETHPLPIKDEKPNKEPVQLSGFLQGALEAVGKAPRKHNARRNEPQGKVKSMLAQAVEEQQGKREDPPAKPSQHMNIRERILSVRYEPKEKEERPPNREVDDPFFRPNQPKKESPLPVTPQPEMTPEPGFAPKSTAQPTGGGELVGEAVQTESKEHQEDPLESASGVGGLSSQGEGSALINRKRITYQYPDESILVTYPQIGDVVDEQTVNQGKLLVATLEQFNINAELTNIVRGPTVTMFELLPAPGVRVNSIVNLSDNIALALAATQVRIVAPIPGKSAVGVEIPNIKRDIIGFREMLPSLTASLGIPMVLGRSLMGDPVVVDVIRAPHLLIAGSTGSGKSVCVNSLICSVLFRRSPKQVRMILVDPKIVELNIYNGIPHLLTPVITDAKKTLKALDFCLYEMDRRYKLLQALSVRNIIGYNEKIESSRLAREKLPYILVVIDEFADLMHLVGKDMESKVSRLAAMSRAVGIHLVLATQRPSVDVITGVIKNNIPTRIAFAVTSSTDSRIILDEPGADKLLGKGDMLYMSSSSPATERIQGSFLSDNEVEQVVAFVSSQGEPEYIDESFFEDDEPKASESSDDDGADSNDDEELMDRALAIVVERKCASASYLQRRLKIGYNRAARMVEQMEELGYVGPPNGSKPRELIKYP
- a CDS encoding energy-coupling factor transporter transmembrane component T; translated protein: MTTNTYIAGTGWLYRFDPRAKLLLMLLMCIWFFLPVSLLHLFVVVGLVVLSGSFNAGWHHAWRTFVSISPMLLFMVLFMPFNVRDGSPLFSIGDFTVITTEGLEQALRLMSRFIGITYVCTLLFATTVMHEVMLALRWYHLPYKASLVVTLAFTYIPFIADSFSQISESHRLREAEDEKKKKLGQRIKDLVPTLTSALVVALRSIPNLAMSLEMRGFGREERRTSYHNLDAYQHVCTHFLLSCIIPVAFWFTNIFF